A single genomic interval of Desulfomicrobium macestii harbors:
- a CDS encoding transposase, which translates to KPKDKAKVEVAVQIVERWILARLRNRVFLSLNEANRAIAALVTDLNTRPFKKLPGNRREAFETLDKPALLPLPCAPYVFAEWKQATVNIDYHVEVDGHYYSVPCSLIKKRIDVRITATTVECFHKGQRVAAHPRSMQKGRHTTVMEHMPKSHQEYAGWTPERLAQWALTLGPNVSALTEAIMGSRKHPVQGYRSCLGVIGLAKEHGSARLDAACERALHLGALSQKSLKSILKTGLDRLPLPVHNADQTPIPHDNVRGPEYYRKEASC; encoded by the coding sequence CAAACCTAAAGACAAGGCCAAGGTCGAGGTCGCCGTGCAAATCGTGGAGCGCTGGATTCTGGCGAGGTTGCGCAATCGAGTCTTCCTATCCTTGAACGAGGCCAACCGTGCCATCGCCGCCTTGGTGACTGACCTCAACACCCGACCGTTCAAAAAGTTGCCCGGCAACAGGAGAGAGGCTTTCGAAACGCTGGACAAGCCGGCACTCCTGCCGCTGCCGTGCGCCCCTTACGTCTTTGCCGAGTGGAAGCAGGCCACCGTCAACATCGACTACCATGTCGAAGTAGACGGGCATTATTACTCCGTGCCGTGCAGCCTCATCAAAAAACGTATCGACGTCCGGATCACAGCCACCACCGTTGAATGTTTCCACAAGGGCCAACGTGTGGCTGCTCATCCCCGGTCCATGCAGAAGGGACGGCATACGACCGTCATGGAGCACATGCCCAAAAGTCACCAAGAGTACGCGGGCTGGACCCCGGAGCGCCTCGCACAATGGGCGCTAACGCTCGGCCCTAATGTCTCTGCGTTGACGGAAGCCATCATGGGCTCACGCAAACACCCAGTACAGGGCTACAGATCCTGCCTGGGCGTCATCGGGCTGGCCAAGGAGCACGGTTCCGCACGCCTGGACGCGGCCTGTGAGCGGGCACTGCATCTGGGAGCCCTTTCCCAGAAAAGTCTCAAGTCCATCCTCAAGACCGGCCTGGACCGTCTGCCGTTGCCGGTCCACAACGCCGACCAGACTCCCATACCCCACGACAACGTGCGTGGTCCGGAATACTACCGCAAGGAGGCCTCATGCTGA
- the istB gene encoding IS21-like element helper ATPase IstB has translation MLSHPTSQTLNALGLGGMAKALEEQRAMQSIEELCFEERLALLIDREKLHRMNRRLTTRLKKAKLRHAACFEDIDLHSPRGLDKTLVMSLGSCSWVGKGHNVLITGATGVGKSFLACALAHKACLEGFDALYMRLPRLMEDLLIAKADGRYGKLMRSFAKTPLLVLDDWGLTPMTPATCRELLELFEDRHGRHSTIVTSQLPVAAWHEYLADATVADAILDRLVHNAYQLNLKGESMRKMKSIIDPN, from the coding sequence ATGCTGAGCCATCCAACCTCGCAGACTCTCAATGCCTTGGGCCTTGGCGGCATGGCCAAGGCTCTGGAGGAACAGCGGGCCATGCAGAGCATCGAAGAACTGTGCTTTGAAGAGCGCCTGGCGCTTCTCATCGACCGCGAAAAACTGCACCGCATGAACCGCCGTCTTACGACCCGGTTAAAGAAAGCAAAACTCAGGCACGCAGCCTGCTTCGAGGATATCGACCTTCACTCGCCAAGGGGGCTCGACAAGACCTTGGTCATGAGTCTGGGCTCCTGCTCCTGGGTCGGCAAAGGACACAACGTGCTCATCACCGGGGCGACGGGCGTAGGGAAGAGCTTCCTGGCCTGCGCCCTGGCTCACAAGGCCTGTCTGGAAGGCTTCGACGCCTTGTACATGCGCTTGCCTCGACTCATGGAGGATCTACTGATCGCCAAAGCCGACGGTCGGTACGGAAAGCTCATGCGGTCCTTTGCCAAAACGCCTTTGCTCGTGCTCGACGACTGGGGCTTGACCCCGATGACCCCGGCCACATGCAGGGAGCTGCTTGAACTGTTCGAAGACCGCCACGGCAGGCACTCGACCATCGTCACCAGCCAACTGCCAGTGGCAGCCTGGCACGAGTACCTCGCTGATGCGACCGTGGCTGACGCTATCCTCGACCGCCTTGTACACAACGCCTACCAGCTCAACCTCAAAGGAGAATCCATGCGGAAGATGAAATCCATCATTGACCCCAACTGA
- a CDS encoding recombinase family protein, translated as MNTPTFSDKMTAYLLSVFLKEKDHKMMNQTTGTPKARAYSYVRFSTPDQMKGDSFRRQAEASRRYADENGLELDESLTFHDLGVSAFRGRNIEDGALGSFLDAVDQDRVKPGSYLLVESLDRLSRQSAYRAFRQFSAILDKGVNIITLHDAHSGQTDQ; from the coding sequence TTGAATACCCCAACTTTTTCTGACAAGATGACAGCCTACTTACTGTCTGTTTTTTTGAAGGAGAAAGATCACAAGATGATGAACCAAACCACGGGAACACCCAAGGCCAGGGCTTACAGCTACGTCCGCTTTTCAACTCCGGACCAGATGAAGGGCGACAGCTTCCGGAGGCAGGCAGAGGCCAGCCGCCGATATGCTGATGAGAACGGGCTTGAACTTGATGAGTCACTTACTTTCCATGATCTTGGGGTATCTGCCTTCCGTGGACGCAACATAGAGGACGGGGCTTTGGGCTCATTCCTTGACGCCGTAGACCAAGACAGAGTGAAGCCGGGTTCATACCTGCTGGTTGAGAGCTTGGACCGCCTGTCCAGGCAATCCGCTTACCGCGCCTTCAGGCAGTTCTCAGCTATTCTTGATAAGGGTGTCAACATAATCACCCTCCACGATGCGCATTCCGGACAAACTGACCAGTGA
- a CDS encoding M48 family metalloprotease — MSSVFDDRAYRGTLTRRDFIKLAALATMSTAVAGCAANPVTGQSQLMLMGEGEEVQIDRVNAPHQFSADYGISQDAALVGYVSGVGARLARVTHRAHMPYKFNVVNATYVNAYAFPGGSIAITRGILAELDSEAELAGLIGHELGHVNARHTAARMSKSKILGALVGGASLIAGSASQSLGNLAGTVGGLGASLFLAKYSREDERQADDLGMEYMVGAGYSPQGMVGLMDVLRSMGRSQPSAIEAMFSSHPMSTERYDTAVARSHTRFGGSQNLPVYRERYMDSTARLRKLAPMFKRFQEGDKAMGAREYAVAQGLYAEGLKFSPDDYAGLVMMSKCLIAQKKAKAAADYAARARRVYPTEAQAHHMHGVASILNKDYASALADFSSYERVLPGNPTTVFMKGFSYEGMKNKQDAAREYHRYLKVVTQGEMAQHAYSRLKTWGYL; from the coding sequence ATGAGCTCTGTATTTGACGATCGTGCCTATCGCGGCACCCTGACCCGCCGGGATTTCATCAAACTTGCCGCCCTGGCCACCATGTCCACGGCCGTGGCGGGCTGCGCGGCCAATCCCGTGACCGGCCAAAGCCAGCTCATGCTCATGGGGGAAGGCGAGGAAGTCCAGATCGACAGGGTCAACGCGCCTCATCAGTTTTCAGCCGATTACGGCATAAGTCAGGACGCGGCCCTGGTCGGCTACGTCAGCGGCGTGGGCGCCCGTCTGGCCAGGGTCACGCATCGCGCGCACATGCCTTACAAGTTCAATGTAGTGAACGCGACCTATGTCAACGCCTACGCCTTTCCCGGAGGGAGCATCGCCATTACGCGCGGCATCCTGGCCGAGCTGGACAGCGAGGCGGAGCTGGCCGGCCTGATCGGCCATGAGCTCGGGCACGTCAACGCCAGACACACGGCGGCGCGCATGTCCAAGAGCAAGATTCTTGGCGCGCTGGTCGGCGGCGCTTCGCTCATCGCGGGTTCGGCCAGCCAGAGTCTTGGCAACCTGGCCGGGACCGTGGGCGGGCTCGGCGCAAGTCTTTTCCTGGCCAAGTACAGCCGCGAGGATGAGCGTCAGGCCGATGATCTGGGCATGGAGTACATGGTCGGGGCCGGATATTCCCCCCAAGGCATGGTCGGGCTTATGGATGTGCTGCGTTCCATGGGCAGGAGCCAGCCCAGTGCCATCGAAGCCATGTTCTCCTCTCATCCCATGAGCACCGAGCGCTACGACACCGCCGTGGCCCGTTCGCACACCCGTTTCGGGGGCAGCCAGAATCTTCCGGTTTACAGGGAACGCTACATGGATTCCACGGCCCGGTTGCGCAAGCTCGCGCCCATGTTCAAGCGTTTTCAGGAAGGGGACAAGGCCATGGGCGCCAGGGAATACGCGGTCGCCCAAGGGCTGTACGCCGAAGGTCTCAAGTTTTCTCCAGATGACTATGCAGGGCTGGTCATGATGTCCAAGTGCCTGATTGCCCAGAAAAAGGCAAAAGCGGCGGCGGATTACGCTGCCAGGGCGAGACGGGTCTATCCCACCGAAGCCCAGGCCCATCACATGCACGGCGTGGCCTCCATCCTGAACAAGGATTACGCAAGCGCCCTGGCGGATTTTTCATCCTATGAGCGGGTTTTGCCCGGCAATCCGACGACGGTCTTCATGAAGGGTTTTTCCTATGAGGGCATGAAGAACAAACAAGATGCGGCCCGGGAATACCACCGCTACCTCAAGGTCGTGACCCAGGGCGAAATGGCCCAGCATGCCTATTCCAGGCTCAAGACCTGGGGATACCTGTAA
- a CDS encoding mechanosensitive ion channel family protein, translating into MKLKILVLTLLLASLLCSGTSGRAEEEPPVSESVTVLSSFFQTKAKEIDGLQREVDLLQQELDRQEAGFKTALETARTRLQTIEVMARMVKTNPYDMRVALAEATYLQLTLAKESQPLEALVREVRTKAITVDTLQEDLDRKWATGLDKAVRDDVQAMRRNVTAVDRKVTDLQDRVEKLQTQMAEIQTRAAEWVSNFQTQLPLIWRAEFLDAKEFRLLPATGVDVRKDLVDWFSNLKILFISQYSTVAQERGDWIGMLVLFWLPFVFVGFAAYRFLERVFQNAYAGGRLTSAFGILCLSLALSLLAAFLAGQVKQTSLLLAATHVLMLMGVQALAWVFRNVRGRLEKKSLQPLLPLVFLSISVAVLDLLRLPQWMEHLAWVGLVVLSSLFFGMIQPSLRYERLIRRVHPYAMAILVAMAVLGWGNLAVLASTLWGVLALAVQLGIGASSVVRVVFEKLDKGGFRALVADLAVTFLTLLVWLVVVLGIMAWVSINLGTNVVYEKLSTLELNWGDFSFNFLRLGVVLLLFQVVRSLALAWKTVLDSENLRWKNIDHGAAASLQRIGIYCLWLLFGLVSVNLLGISLTNFAVIAGGLSVGIGFGMQTIISNFISGLILLFDRAIQPGDIIEVNGIWAKVMSVNIRNTEVQTFDNAKIFLPNSTLIANQVTNWTHRNDVSIRRDVLVGVAYGSDVQQVKKILLEIAREHPAVLSSPEPWVIFNDFGASSLDFILRFWVRHVDFALSSCSEIRETIEAKFREHGVEIPFPQMDVHMRPGDGTIEVKSKA; encoded by the coding sequence ATGAAATTGAAGATATTGGTTTTGACGCTTCTGCTTGCGAGCCTTTTATGTTCTGGCACCTCCGGCCGGGCCGAAGAGGAGCCGCCGGTTTCCGAAAGCGTAACGGTGCTCTCTTCCTTTTTTCAAACCAAGGCCAAGGAAATAGATGGCCTGCAACGGGAAGTGGACCTGTTGCAGCAGGAGCTGGACAGGCAGGAGGCAGGATTCAAGACCGCCCTCGAAACAGCCCGGACGCGTTTGCAGACCATTGAAGTTATGGCGCGCATGGTCAAGACGAATCCTTACGACATGCGCGTGGCCCTGGCCGAGGCCACGTATCTGCAATTGACCCTGGCCAAGGAATCGCAGCCGCTTGAGGCTTTGGTCAGGGAGGTTCGGACCAAGGCGATCACTGTCGACACCCTGCAGGAGGATCTGGATCGCAAATGGGCGACCGGCCTCGACAAGGCCGTGCGCGATGATGTGCAGGCCATGCGCCGGAATGTCACTGCCGTGGATCGAAAAGTGACGGACTTGCAGGACCGGGTGGAGAAATTGCAGACCCAGATGGCTGAAATTCAGACCCGAGCCGCTGAATGGGTAAGTAACTTTCAGACCCAGCTTCCTCTCATCTGGAGGGCTGAATTTCTGGATGCCAAGGAATTCCGTCTGTTGCCGGCAACAGGAGTGGACGTCCGCAAGGATCTCGTGGACTGGTTTTCGAACCTCAAGATCTTGTTCATCAGCCAATATTCCACCGTGGCGCAGGAGCGTGGGGATTGGATCGGAATGCTTGTGCTGTTCTGGCTGCCCTTCGTCTTTGTCGGTTTTGCCGCCTACAGATTTCTGGAACGGGTGTTTCAGAATGCCTACGCCGGCGGACGTTTGACTTCGGCTTTCGGCATTCTCTGCCTGTCTCTGGCGCTTTCGCTGCTTGCAGCGTTCCTGGCCGGGCAGGTCAAGCAGACATCCCTGCTTCTGGCCGCCACGCATGTGCTCATGCTGATGGGTGTGCAGGCCCTGGCCTGGGTTTTTCGCAACGTGCGCGGAAGGTTGGAAAAGAAGAGCTTGCAGCCGTTGCTGCCGCTGGTCTTTCTGTCCATCAGCGTGGCGGTGCTGGATCTGTTGCGCCTGCCGCAATGGATGGAGCACCTCGCCTGGGTCGGTCTTGTGGTTTTGAGCAGTCTTTTCTTTGGCATGATTCAGCCCTCGCTACGCTACGAGCGTCTCATCCGCAGGGTGCATCCCTACGCAATGGCGATTCTGGTGGCCATGGCCGTGCTCGGTTGGGGCAATCTGGCCGTGTTGGCCAGCACGTTGTGGGGCGTTCTGGCCTTGGCCGTGCAACTGGGGATCGGAGCGTCGAGCGTGGTGCGGGTGGTGTTCGAAAAACTCGACAAGGGCGGCTTCAGGGCCCTGGTGGCGGATTTGGCCGTGACCTTCCTGACGCTGCTGGTCTGGCTGGTCGTGGTGCTCGGTATCATGGCCTGGGTCTCGATCAATCTTGGCACCAACGTTGTTTATGAAAAACTGTCGACACTGGAATTGAACTGGGGGGATTTCTCCTTCAATTTCCTGCGCCTTGGCGTTGTCCTCCTGCTTTTTCAGGTGGTTCGCTCTCTGGCCCTGGCCTGGAAAACGGTCCTGGACAGCGAGAATCTGCGCTGGAAAAACATCGATCACGGCGCGGCTGCGTCGCTCCAGCGTATAGGCATCTATTGTCTGTGGTTGCTCTTCGGTCTGGTCAGCGTCAACCTGCTCGGCATCAGCCTGACCAACTTCGCGGTCATCGCCGGTGGTCTTTCGGTGGGCATCGGTTTCGGCATGCAGACCATCATCAGCAACTTCATAAGCGGTCTCATTCTCCTCTTTGACCGCGCCATTCAGCCCGGCGACATCATCGAGGTCAACGGGATCTGGGCCAAGGTCATGAGCGTCAACATCCGCAACACCGAGGTCCAGACCTTCGACAATGCCAAGATCTTTCTGCCCAATTCCACCCTCATCGCCAACCAGGTCACCAACTGGACGCATCGCAACGACGTGAGCATCAGGCGGGACGTGCTTGTGGGCGTGGCCTACGGATCCGATGTGCAGCAGGTCAAGAAGATCCTGCTGGAGATTGCCCGAGAACACCCGGCTGTCCTTTCAAGCCCCGAGCCGTGGGTCATTTTCAACGACTTCGGAGCCAGTTCCCTGGATTTCATCCTGCGCTTCTGGGTGCGGCACGTTGATTTTGCTCTTTCCTCGTGCTCGGAGATTCGCGAGACCATCGAAGCCAAGTTTCGTGAACACGGAGTGGAGATTCCCTTCCCGCAGATGGATGTGCACATGCGTCCCGGTGACGGGACCATCGAGGTCAAATCCAAGGCTTGA
- a CDS encoding L-2-amino-thiazoline-4-carboxylic acid hydrolase produces MSMIATRTAQAGLAARIFTSLKAHLDPSLAEKILAEAIQTDAMAAGQAFARQAPEGPNLEHFATVLERWQEDNALVIEDVKLSDDTLAFVVTGCAYARVYEQMRLEPELGFMLSCARDEPFAQGYSPCLSMQRSETIMQGRPCCRFTFTWRK; encoded by the coding sequence ATGAGCATGATCGCCACCCGCACGGCCCAGGCCGGGCTTGCCGCCCGAATCTTCACGTCCCTGAAAGCGCATCTCGACCCCTCGCTGGCCGAAAAAATTCTGGCCGAAGCCATCCAGACCGACGCCATGGCCGCAGGACAGGCATTTGCCCGTCAGGCTCCCGAAGGGCCAAACCTTGAACACTTCGCAACCGTTCTCGAACGATGGCAGGAGGACAACGCTCTTGTCATTGAAGATGTGAAACTCAGCGACGACACTCTCGCTTTTGTCGTCACGGGCTGCGCCTACGCCCGCGTCTATGAGCAAATGCGCCTTGAGCCTGAACTGGGTTTCATGCTGTCCTGCGCCCGGGACGAGCCTTTCGCCCAGGGCTATAGCCCTTGCCTGAGCATGCAGCGCTCCGAAACCATAATGCAAGGCCGACCCTGCTGCAGATTCACCTTCACGTGGCGGAAATGA
- a CDS encoding cereblon family protein: protein MPAMDVPAYFRESDFPAQSPVLADLDSPELDESGRGALLCRTCGQPVTRIRDRISVGGKHVHALFNPAGILFEVGCFAVAPGCRFEGEFTHDFSWFPGYAWRYAMCRRCAVHLGWEYRGAGDGFTGLIMAFLRESGS from the coding sequence ATGCCTGCAATGGATGTTCCCGCGTATTTTCGGGAAAGCGATTTCCCCGCCCAATCCCCGGTTTTGGCGGACTTGGATAGCCCCGAGCTGGACGAGTCCGGTCGCGGGGCCCTGCTTTGCCGCACCTGCGGCCAGCCCGTGACCCGGATTCGGGACCGGATTTCAGTGGGTGGCAAGCATGTGCATGCCTTGTTCAATCCTGCCGGCATCCTCTTCGAAGTCGGCTGCTTCGCCGTTGCGCCGGGATGCCGCTTTGAAGGTGAGTTCACGCATGATTTCAGCTGGTTCCCGGGTTATGCGTGGCGTTATGCCATGTGCCGTCGGTGCGCCGTCCATCTCGGCTGGGAATATCGCGGCGCGGGGGACGGGTTTACGGGCCTGATCATGGCCTTCTTGCGCGAGTCCGGTTCATGA
- a CDS encoding TatD family hydrolase, which yields MSKANSFHVSDAPGLVDAHCHLQDGFLRHALEPALIRARAAGVRMMCCNGTHEGDWDYVLGLGRSHADICVSLGLHPWYVAERGSGWLARLEGLVADNPVGVGEIGLDNALEERNDAEQEEVFLAQMELAARYGRPVTVHCRKAFGRLADLVGEMRRRPPFMMLHAYAGSHEMVPVFEKLGFHISICASITRTANRKARTACVRVSPERLLVESDSPAIAPVGVDFERNEPAYLPMVIEVLAELRGERPEEVAARTAANAREFFRCCESDGAVK from the coding sequence ATGAGCAAGGCAAATTCATTTCATGTTTCGGATGCGCCCGGGCTGGTCGATGCCCACTGCCACCTGCAGGACGGCTTTTTGCGTCACGCCCTGGAACCGGCCCTGATCCGGGCCCGAGCAGCCGGGGTGCGCATGATGTGCTGCAACGGCACCCACGAGGGGGATTGGGATTATGTGCTGGGGCTTGGCCGCAGCCATGCGGATATCTGCGTATCTTTGGGCCTTCACCCCTGGTACGTGGCCGAGCGCGGATCGGGCTGGCTTGCGCGGCTTGAAGGTCTGGTAGCGGACAACCCTGTCGGCGTCGGCGAAATCGGGCTGGACAACGCCCTGGAGGAACGCAATGACGCCGAACAGGAAGAAGTGTTTCTGGCCCAGATGGAACTGGCGGCGCGGTACGGAAGGCCCGTGACGGTGCATTGCCGCAAGGCTTTTGGCCGGTTGGCGGATCTGGTCGGAGAGATGCGGAGGCGCCCGCCATTCATGATGCTGCACGCTTATGCCGGGTCGCATGAGATGGTTCCGGTTTTTGAAAAACTGGGTTTTCACATCTCCATTTGCGCTTCCATAACGAGGACGGCCAATCGCAAGGCGCGTACCGCCTGTGTAAGGGTTTCACCAGAGCGCTTACTGGTGGAGTCCGACAGCCCGGCCATCGCTCCGGTCGGAGTTGATTTTGAGCGCAACGAACCGGCTTACCTGCCCATGGTGATTGAGGTTCTGGCGGAGTTACGGGGGGAGAGACCGGAGGAGGTGGCGGCACGGACGGCTGCCAATGCGCGGGAGTTTTTTCGGTGCTGCGAAAGTGATGGCGCGGTGAAGTAA
- a CDS encoding tRNA threonylcarbamoyladenosine dehydratase: MMRFARTMQLIGEDGLARLQGGTVAVFGLGAVGSYVVEALARAGVGSLVLFDHDTVGLSNINRQLFALHSTVGRHKADVARERVLDINPDCRVEARVQFVDGDNVAGLMEPRFDVVVDAIDGVNSKVNLIVAAREAGLPVVVSMGAAAKLDPSKILAADISKSFMCPLAQIIRKRLRRRGVTTGVRCVFSTEAALNKNAPIIDEGLEQGVSGRPRAPIGSISYLTGMFGLYVASEVVRVLLGGFEPGKDAENTKGEE, encoded by the coding sequence ATGATGCGATTCGCCCGGACCATGCAGCTCATTGGCGAGGATGGCCTGGCCCGCCTGCAGGGGGGGACGGTGGCCGTGTTCGGGCTGGGGGCCGTGGGGTCCTATGTGGTGGAGGCTCTGGCTCGGGCCGGGGTGGGGAGCCTCGTTCTCTTTGACCACGATACCGTAGGGCTCTCCAACATCAATCGGCAACTCTTCGCCCTGCACTCGACCGTGGGCAGACACAAGGCGGATGTGGCTCGGGAGCGGGTGCTGGACATCAACCCGGACTGTCGTGTCGAGGCTAGGGTCCAGTTCGTGGACGGCGACAACGTGGCCGGGCTCATGGAGCCGCGCTTCGACGTGGTGGTGGACGCCATCGACGGCGTCAACTCCAAGGTCAACCTCATCGTGGCGGCGCGCGAGGCGGGCCTGCCCGTTGTGGTCAGCATGGGCGCGGCGGCCAAGCTGGATCCCTCCAAGATCCTGGCTGCGGATATTTCAAAATCCTTCATGTGCCCCCTGGCCCAGATAATCCGCAAGCGCCTGCGCCGTCGGGGCGTGACCACGGGCGTGCGCTGCGTGTTCTCCACCGAGGCTGCGCTGAACAAGAACGCTCCGATTATCGACGAGGGGCTTGAACAGGGCGTCAGCGGCCGTCCGCGTGCGCCCATCGGGTCCATTTCGTACCTGACGGGCATGTTCGGGCTCTACGTGGCCAGTGAGGTCGTGCGCGTATTGCTTGGCGGATTCGAACCCGGCAAGGACGCTGAAAACACGAAGGGGGAAGAATGA
- a CDS encoding DUF3750 domain-containing protein: protein MRIRLALLCMMVLLFSCSSNQDWRTASREPAGIAPDPAQTPEAVLHVYGADAWGWRGWFAIHTWVAAKRTGEDSYTVYDVVGWRAHRGNPVVGIAKDAPDRHWYGAPPRLLVEHRGPGVDEMIEAVDRAARNYPWPTEYKAFPGPNSNTFVAWIGRQVPELGLDLPFSAIGSGYAASR from the coding sequence ATGAGGATTCGTCTGGCTCTGCTGTGCATGATGGTGTTGCTCTTTTCCTGTTCCTCCAACCAGGATTGGCGCACGGCCAGCCGCGAACCTGCCGGGATCGCCCCCGACCCGGCCCAAACCCCCGAGGCCGTGCTGCATGTCTACGGAGCCGACGCCTGGGGCTGGCGGGGCTGGTTCGCCATCCATACCTGGGTCGCGGCCAAACGCACCGGGGAAGATTCCTACACGGTCTACGACGTAGTCGGCTGGAGGGCGCACAGGGGCAACCCGGTCGTGGGCATTGCCAAGGACGCTCCCGACCGCCACTGGTACGGAGCCCCGCCCCGTCTGCTCGTGGAACACAGGGGGCCAGGTGTGGACGAGATGATCGAGGCCGTGGACCGCGCCGCCAGAAATTATCCGTGGCCTACGGAATACAAGGCCTTCCCCGGCCCCAACAGCAACACCTTCGTGGCCTGGATCGGCAGACAAGTCCCGGAACTGGGCCTGGACCTGCCTTTTTCCGCCATAGGCAGTGGGTACGCTGCTTCCAGGTGA
- the wrbA gene encoding NAD(P)H:quinone oxidoreductase has translation MKMLIIYYSAYGHIRTMAEAAAAAALEIPGVEVTLRRVSETLSDDILAKMGALEAAKAQADVPVVTVEELAEADAVLFGTPTRFGNMTAQMRQFLDSTGGLWMKGALVGKPGGVFASSATQHGGQESTILSFHTYLLHQGMVVVGLPYAFQGQMRIDEITGGSPYGASTIAGGDGSRQPSENELEGVRFQARHLAEIGLKLKG, from the coding sequence ATGAAAATGCTGATAATTTATTATTCGGCCTACGGTCATATCCGCACCATGGCAGAAGCAGCCGCTGCTGCGGCCCTTGAAATTCCGGGAGTAGAGGTGACCCTGCGCCGCGTGAGCGAAACGTTGAGCGATGACATCCTGGCCAAAATGGGGGCGCTGGAAGCGGCCAAGGCACAGGCCGATGTGCCGGTGGTCACGGTCGAGGAATTGGCGGAAGCCGATGCAGTGCTGTTCGGCACCCCGACACGCTTTGGCAACATGACCGCCCAGATGAGGCAATTTTTGGACTCGACCGGGGGGCTGTGGATGAAGGGTGCCCTGGTCGGCAAGCCCGGCGGAGTGTTCGCGTCCAGCGCGACCCAGCACGGCGGGCAGGAATCGACGATCCTGTCCTTTCACACCTATCTGCTGCATCAGGGCATGGTGGTGGTCGGTCTGCCCTATGCATTCCAGGGTCAGATGCGCATTGACGAGATCACCGGCGGCTCACCCTACGGAGCCAGCACCATCGCCGGTGGCGACGGCTCCCGTCAGCCCTCGGAGAACGAGCTTGAGGGAGTACGCTTCCAGGCCAGGCACCTGGCCGAAATCGGCTTGAAGCTCAAGGGCTGA
- a CDS encoding adenine nucleotide alpha hydrolase family protein, translating into MNTFDALSLFSGGLDSILASKLMQSLGHKVLGLHFVSPFFGKPEQVPEWEREYGIPITTIDVGQEFVDLMAAFPPHGFGKVLNPCVDCKILMLRRAKKLLPVYEASYIISGEVLGQRPMSQRADTLNIIRNDADVREVLLRPLSAGLLPVTPMEESGLIDRAKLRSLVGRGRKGQYALAKELGVTKIPTQAGGCRLGERESARRYWPILRTFPKPLAPYFDLANVGRQLWRREADTVTGHWMVMGRDYRDNQKLLKLVSPEQYVFELKSFPGPSAVGVPIPGLNWTDEILAEAAACLASFSPKARMHGDAVEVSIERHGAERIISVRPDRPHGFEDNLTWPQTRAQQKIWERTLAEI; encoded by the coding sequence ATGAACACCTTTGACGCGCTCTCCCTTTTCTCCGGCGGCCTGGACAGCATCCTGGCCAGCAAGCTGATGCAAAGCCTCGGACACAAGGTTCTGGGGCTGCATTTCGTCAGCCCTTTTTTCGGCAAGCCGGAGCAGGTGCCCGAATGGGAACGGGAATACGGCATCCCCATCACGACCATCGACGTGGGTCAGGAGTTCGTGGACCTCATGGCCGCGTTCCCCCCCCACGGCTTCGGCAAGGTCCTGAACCCCTGTGTGGACTGCAAGATCCTGATGCTACGCCGGGCCAAAAAGCTGCTGCCGGTCTACGAGGCATCATACATAATCTCCGGCGAGGTTCTCGGACAGCGCCCCATGTCGCAACGCGCCGACACCCTGAACATCATCCGCAACGACGCCGATGTCCGCGAAGTGCTGCTGCGCCCCTTGAGCGCCGGCCTGCTTCCCGTCACGCCTATGGAGGAATCAGGGCTGATCGATCGCGCCAAGCTGCGCTCTCTGGTCGGCCGCGGGCGCAAAGGACAATACGCCCTGGCCAAGGAACTGGGCGTGACCAAGATTCCGACCCAGGCAGGTGGATGCCGCCTCGGAGAGCGGGAATCGGCCCGGCGCTACTGGCCCATCCTGCGCACATTCCCAAAACCCCTCGCCCCGTATTTCGATCTGGCCAACGTCGGACGCCAACTCTGGCGCAGGGAAGCCGACACGGTCACCGGCCACTGGATGGTCATGGGCCGGGACTACAGGGATAACCAGAAACTCCTGAAGCTGGTCAGCCCCGAGCAGTACGTCTTCGAACTCAAAAGCTTCCCCGGGCCCAGCGCCGTCGGCGTCCCGATTCCCGGACTGAACTGGACCGATGAGATCCTGGCCGAAGCGGCGGCCTGCCTGGCATCCTTTTCCCCCAAGGCCAGAATGCACGGTGATGCCGTGGAAGTTTCCATCGAGCGCCACGGCGCGGAACGCATCATTTCAGTCCGCCCCGACAGGCCCCACGGCTTCGAGGACAATCTGACCTGGCCCCAGACCCGGGCGCAACAGAAGATTTGGGAGCGAACGCTGGCCGAAATCTGA